The candidate division TA06 bacterium genome has a segment encoding these proteins:
- a CDS encoding HIT domain-containing protein translates to MKRIWAPWRMKYISGQSQKEEPGCIFCLKPKQNKDQANYILRRGRKAFVLMNLFPYTNGHLMIAPYRHIGDFTKLTEAELLEMMKLAQLCCKAMGKTMRPEGFNLGFNLGQTAGAGIADHVHLHVVPRWSGDTNFMPVISDAKIISEGLEETFAKLADALKKVK, encoded by the coding sequence ATGAAAAGGATCTGGGCCCCCTGGCGGATGAAATACATCAGCGGCCAGAGCCAAAAGGAAGAGCCGGGCTGCATCTTCTGCCTGAAGCCGAAGCAGAATAAGGACCAGGCCAATTACATCCTGCGCCGGGGCCGCAAGGCTTTCGTGCTGATGAACCTGTTCCCCTATACCAACGGGCACTTGATGATCGCGCCCTACCGTCATATTGGCGATTTCACCAAACTGACCGAAGCCGAGCTGCTGGAGATGATGAAACTGGCCCAGCTGTGCTGCAAAGCCATGGGAAAAACCATGCGGCCGGAGGGTTTCAACCTGGGGTTCAACCTGGGGCAGACGGCCGGGGCCGGGATCGCGGACCACGTCCACCTTCACGTAGTGCCGCGCTGGAGCGGTGACACCAACTTCATGCCGGTGATCTCGGACGCCAAGATCATCTCCGAGGGGCTGGAGGAGACCTTTGCCAAGCTGGCCGATGCGCTTAAAAAGGTAAAATGA
- the mnmA gene encoding tRNA 2-thiouridine(34) synthase MnmA, giving the protein MMTSKIQTVAVAMSGGVDSSLAAALLVKKGYRVIGLTMRLFCYDGINNEKNCCSLKSIEAARQAAQRFGFPHYVMDCEPEFKASVVDYFIEQYRQGRTPNPCVACNQKIKFGLLLNKAKGLGCELMATGHYARIKTIKGQPALAKGKDSKKDQSYFLWTLTREQLISSLFPLGGLDKQRVRELATDYGLESAQRPESQEICFIPKGKYSDFMKKEIGSRPGPIGNRQGQILGQHQGIANYTIGQRGGLRIALGRPQYVVSIDSAQNKITVGEDADLMTNRLLATDVNWITNQPKRVVKAVVKIRRQHAGAEAVVIALDGHRAEVSFKNPQRAVTPGQSAVFYKGDLVLGGGVIESNNSQWH; this is encoded by the coding sequence ATGATGACCTCTAAAATACAGACGGTGGCGGTGGCCATGTCCGGCGGGGTGGACAGCAGCCTGGCGGCGGCCCTGCTGGTAAAAAAAGGATACCGGGTGATAGGTCTGACCATGCGCTTGTTTTGCTATGACGGGATCAACAACGAGAAGAACTGCTGTTCCCTAAAGTCCATCGAGGCCGCCCGCCAGGCGGCTCAACGTTTTGGGTTCCCCCATTACGTGATGGACTGCGAGCCGGAGTTCAAGGCTTCGGTGGTGGATTATTTCATTGAACAGTACCGGCAGGGCCGCACCCCCAACCCCTGCGTGGCCTGCAACCAGAAGATAAAATTTGGACTGCTGCTGAACAAGGCTAAGGGCCTGGGCTGCGAGCTGATGGCCACCGGGCATTATGCCAGGATCAAAACAATCAAAGGGCAACCGGCCCTGGCCAAGGGGAAAGATTCAAAAAAGGACCAGTCATATTTCTTATGGACCCTGACCAGGGAACAGCTGATCTCGTCCCTGTTCCCCTTGGGCGGCCTGGACAAGCAGCGGGTCAGGGAGCTGGCCACAGACTACGGCCTGGAGTCGGCCCAGCGGCCGGAGAGCCAGGAGATCTGCTTCATCCCCAAGGGCAAATATTCCGATTTCATGAAAAAAGAGATCGGCTCAAGGCCGGGCCCGATAGGGAACAGGCAGGGGCAGATTCTGGGACAGCATCAGGGCATCGCGAATTACACCATCGGCCAGCGAGGGGGCTTAAGGATAGCCCTGGGGCGGCCCCAGTATGTGGTCTCAATAGACTCCGCTCAGAACAAGATCACCGTGGGCGAGGACGCAGATCTCATGACCAATAGACTTCTGGCTACAGATGTCAACTGGATCACTAACCAGCCCAAAAGGGTTGTCAAAGCTGTGGTTAAGATCAGGCGCCAGCACGCCGGAGCCGAGGCAGTGGTGATAGCGCTTGACGGCCACCGGGCGGAAGTATCATTTAAGAACCCGCAAAGGGCGGTCACGCCGGGACAGTCGGCGGTATTCTACAAAGGAGATCTGGTGCTGGGCGGGGGAGTGATAGAGTCAAACAACAGCCAGTGGCACTAA
- a CDS encoding Fic family protein, with translation MFKPKYFYNDSIVNNLTLIAEARAVILNAPLVPKWEVSLRREALIHSAHASTAIEGNRLTLEEVSALAQGRDIMVKRKDKQEVINYLKALEDIPRHSQKTALGLPDLLKMHKTVTTGTLDNPKDEGAFRNCRVAVVNKATGQIVFEPPAVKMVKPLAEDLLKWFGSPLALKIDPVLQAGIAHYELVRIHPFVDGNGRTARVLASLALYKRGFDVKRFFALDDYYDHDRPAYYAALKSVNKNTLDLTAWLEYFTGGVAVSIKGVKDKVMALSRDIKVLKDKGQIALTARQMRIVEFINDNGKVTNKDMQAMLKVSPQAVHKEITKLVKLGVVKPVGLGRAMHYELA, from the coding sequence ATGTTCAAGCCAAAATATTTTTACAACGATAGTATAGTCAACAACCTAACCCTGATTGCCGAAGCGCGGGCGGTTATTTTGAACGCTCCGCTGGTGCCCAAATGGGAAGTGTCGTTGCGCCGGGAGGCGTTGATCCATAGCGCCCATGCCTCCACCGCCATCGAGGGGAATCGGCTGACCTTGGAAGAGGTCAGCGCCCTGGCCCAGGGCCGGGACATCATGGTAAAACGAAAAGACAAGCAGGAAGTAATAAATTACCTGAAGGCTTTGGAAGATATCCCCAGGCATTCCCAAAAGACTGCCCTTGGTCTTCCCGACCTTTTAAAGATGCATAAAACAGTTACGACCGGGACATTGGATAATCCCAAGGACGAAGGCGCATTCAGAAATTGCCGGGTGGCGGTGGTGAATAAGGCCACCGGCCAGATTGTGTTCGAGCCGCCGGCAGTTAAAATGGTAAAGCCTTTGGCGGAAGATCTTCTAAAGTGGTTTGGTTCGCCTTTGGCCCTTAAAATTGACCCGGTACTTCAGGCCGGCATAGCCCATTACGAGCTGGTAAGGATCCACCCTTTTGTGGACGGCAATGGAAGAACCGCAAGAGTTTTGGCCTCGCTGGCGCTGTACAAACGGGGCTTTGACGTTAAACGGTTCTTTGCCCTGGACGATTACTACGACCACGACCGCCCGGCCTATTATGCAGCGCTTAAAAGCGTTAATAAAAATACTTTGGATCTGACCGCTTGGCTGGAATATTTTACCGGGGGCGTGGCGGTGAGCATTAAGGGCGTTAAGGACAAGGTGATGGCTTTAAGCCGGGATATAAAGGTTCTTAAGGACAAGGGGCAAATTGCCTTGACTGCCAGGCAGATGAGGATTGTGGAGTTCATTAACGATAATGGAAAAGTAACCAATAAAGACATGCAGGCCATGCTGAAGGTGTCGCCCCAGGCGGTGCACAAGGAGATTACCAAGTT